A segment of the Populus nigra chromosome 12, ddPopNigr1.1, whole genome shotgun sequence genome:
TGTAGATGCACaacattttaattctttaagTTTCCTCTAAACAGTTATATTATTTATCTAGGATTATGGCCAATCGGCAGTCTGCTGCTCGCTCGAAAGAGAGGAAAGCCCGATATGTATCAGAACTTGAAAGAAAAGTGCATACCCTTCAGACAGAGGCAACTACACTTTCTGCACAACTTACACTGTTCCAGGTTTGGCAAACAACTCATGTATGTTTAGAAGGCTATGAATAAGAGTTTCTAATTATCTAAACTGCCAGTTATCTGTGGTCTTGTATTCTCATTTCAGAGGGATACATCAAGTCTGACTACTGAGAACTCAGAGCTTAAGCTTCGATTACAAGCTATGGAACAACAGGCTCAATTACGTGATGGTATACTATAACCTTGCTCTGCTTTAAATGCTAATCCCTGTTCTATTGTTGGATGCATCTTTCTTGGGAAGTTCTTAGTAGACAATTTAGCATTTTATGCGGTGAAGTGGAAGGCTGTTGTGCTGTTCAGGCGTAATACTTTCCTCCAATAAATGGGGGTTCTACTTGTAACTTCAAAGCATTATGTACTCCTAAATAATGATTGTCATCCAACTGTCACTGAGATTTCGTCAACTCGGCTCTGGGATATTTGCTCTTTAGATATCACTAAAATACTAGATGTATTTTCTCAGTataaaaagacaacaaatacTAGGTGGTCACGGGTCAGGAGGGTCAACTTGGTTTGACCCTccagattttttataaaaaaagaatcaaaacaatatcattttgaattttttttaaagtttagagTTGGGTTTTGACTAGGTcagacttgagtttttttaccGAGTCAGCCAGGTTTTTTActtctaatttttcttcaacccaGGCTGGTCCAGGCCCCGGGTTAGTGGGTCTCGGTCAACCCGCCAGGATGGTccaagttttataactatggtCTACATCTACCAATATGCAATGAGATATAATATCAATCCCCTTGCACATTTTTTGTTGGGTATCATCTTTCCCTGGTCATCATTCATTTGACATATAGGACAGGAAGTATCTTGACTGACTGTATTTTTGGTTGTATGACTCTGATACATAGCTCTGAATGAAGCACTAAAGAAGGAAGTAGAGAGGCTCAAGTTTGCCACCGGGGAAATAATGACACCAACAGATAGCTATAATTTGGGAATTCAGCATATTCCGTATAACCATTCTCCCTTGGTTTCACCAAGGCCAGGACCTGGGTCAGTTGATGCCTTAAACATACAAATCCCACAGTTTCATCCTCTCCAATCTAACTTGTCACCTCATCAGCCAGCAATTGCTGCATCGCATTGCCATGCCTTGTCAGAGATGTTGCCACAGGATCCTCTCAGATGGTTGCAGGGCTTTGATATCAGCAGCAGAAGCTCTGTTCTGGTTAGATCTGAATGCCCCTCAATATCTGCCAGTGAAGACAGCAGTCTTTGACGAAATTTTGCTGATATACAGGTGACCCCCACCCTGTTTCTTGGATTGTTCATACTTCATAGATTGACCATATTGATAACCaaatgtatttttcatttgattttgattctttaACTGTAAGTGTACTCAAAGGTATTTGGAAACTTTCCAAGTAAATTATTCATGAGGATTTGTCTgtacaaattaaaatttcatttttattttttctggagAAACTTACTGGACAACAAGGTTATTTCCTGACCGAGATGGGTATTTTCATGTTATGAGCCTCATTATAGAAACTTGTGAAGTTGTTCATGTTCAAtatttgtgtatatatttttttttgttgtcatcACAATTCACACTCAGTTCAAATCCAAATATTCTGTTTTTTCAACTTTGGTGCTTTCATATTACATGCATATCCAGGCTGCTTAACATCTCCCAGGCTTTCATATTGCCGTACTATTTTTCATATTGATGGTGCAAgaataacacacacacacacacacacacatatataagtgtgtgtgtgtgtgtggcccTGGCCCAAGCGacctgtgtgtgtgtttgtttgcACGGGCTGCCCTAGGCGacctgtgtgtgtgtttgtttgcACGGGCTGCACGAGGCGACTTGGTTGCCTGGGTCTATGACGGTCTGGCATAGgtgaacaatataatttttttttctctctttatgttttttcttctctctcaatttctctcttttttctctttaaattattctttatttattttcatcactAACAAAATAGTTATTATGCAGAActactattaaaaaaagacgTTAAGAGGAATTAGAATGGTGGAATACCCAGCCATTGACATGGCTATTAATTACATCAAATCATGAGCATTATTTTCAAACTCAACTAATAAGTTAGGCATCTTCACCCACCATAATTATCTAGTAGGTATGACCACCTCTCATAGATGGTGAGTTATTTTGATGGCCAACTCTTCTATGTGGTAAGCTACAATGGACTCAGCAGAGCAAAGCTACAAGTAAGGAAGGAAGGGAATGAAAAGGACAGGGATGGCCTTAATAGAAGAAGGATAGACAAGTTTACAAGTAAGAAAGGAATGAGATAGAAAAAGATAGAGACGACcgttgtaaaataaaaatggataataaaaaattattattattatcattatcatcatcaacaacaacaataataaaagtttatttataactaaaagataaataaggTTATATTTGGTATAacatttataaattgatttaagttatttttaaacttttgacttgaaaaaaattataaacatatttgatttgttataaaattaagtcaatttatttaatcaaatgttaaattttcttgaacttgcattatgttttttctttaaaaatgtgCTTCAAGTCATCTTTACCAAAcatattcttaaattaaaatcattttaattcatttttgtcataaattatttataaaaaaacagctTTCGAAGTATGATTTAAAgtcaaattacaatttaaaagtCATATCAAATGAACTCTACGTTCTATGTTTTCTTTAATAAGTTTATATTTAAAGGTTTCTTGTTAGAAGGAGATAATTTAGCTAACCGGAAAGAATTTATAAGGGTTATTTGCATGAGGTTTGGTAGTAGAATAGATGTAAGGGAAGAGTTTAACAAACTAGTATAGGATAAGAGTGTAAGAATATAAACTACAAGTTCAAAATTTGTAAATCAATGTAAAAAGAAGGTAATTCTCaactgaaagaaaataaattatgagaaaGATTCTTATGATTAGAGGAGAAAATCTCCAATAATATTAGCATAACTTTTAGAtgaaataaagtaataaattaatatgtgaAATGTCAACCTTGTTATAAACTTTGtgataaattgaataaattccaattagataatataattattttttaaaaaatccttatGAATTAGAAAAtccttagaaaaatataatggaACTCCAAATAAATGAATGTTTGAGTTTGCATGCGAATAATATTGACTGTCGGTGTAAACCCCGCATTTTAtcctataaaattttataaaaaatggtgaaaattctaaagaaaatttatcatgattaggggtaaaatgttttaaaagagtattattaatattggattaaacaaaaataaaataaaactgtgTACAAAAGATCCCGCAATCGAGAGCTTTACGAAAACTAGTTACAAATCAAATGggtggcatttttttttataattataagcaAACACCCCtccttgtttttcttataaaggCTGACAATTccagcaaagaaaaataaatgagagtCCAACGTTTTTGTtcattctttatctttttcttaaattattggTGGAGACTTGGTTTAGGAAGGTAAAAGTGAGGATTATTAAGAGGAGATTTACACCAAAAATCTATTTGGGTTAGGAAGAACAAATGGTTAGCTTTGAGAAAGAGAATCGAGCAtttgtgaggaaaaaaaaggctAGGAGGAAAAGCTTGCAAAGAAATCTACTAATTGGGTGCAAATTTGGTTAATAAGATTTCCATAatctatttctttgttttgatgGTTTTGTTGTGAGAGGGATGAAATCCCTAATTTTCAATTGTAGTGTTCTTGATTTAAGTTAGAGGAAAATGGTATTTTGTTGTAAATTGACTTAATAGTTAtggaaatgatgatgaaaatgataaaCCAAGAGAAAACATTCAAATAAATCTATGGGTAACTAGTGCTACCTAGGGCTGGCCATGGGGGGGTTTTTTTAgggttgaaaattttgaaattatatgttataaagttgatttgattGTGTATTTGTATGCATAATTGTTGTAAAATTGAACTATGATGTATTGAACCAATATGAGTGTGTTTTGGAAGGTTGAGTAAGTGAAAAACGGATGTTGTAAATTGAGTGTTTATAGGTTATAAAGATGATTTGAATGTATATTTGTGTGTATAATCGTTGTATGATTGAACTATGATGTATGGAATCATTTTGGACGTGTTTTGGAAGGTTAAGTATGGATGAATAGTGCTGGAATTCGTGTGCTAAAATTTATGTTAAGTATATGTGAGGAAATGaattgaatatataatttaGGGTAGGATCATTTGTGTTTTGAAATGTTAAGCATGTGAAATTAGAGCTaggatttatataaattatatgatgtaatgataaatttaatgtataaattttcattatgAATTGATTGATGATGTATGGGGTCCTTattatgttttggaagaacacacacacacatattccTTAAATAAGGatgatttaaattcaaatacatATCAAATGTTTgataaaatgaatgaatgaagaTGTACGGAATTGCGATGGTTGAACCATTGTTGATTTATCTTGGAAAGTTTGGAATGCAAAGCCTCTAGGTAAAGAATGATTCAAATTGGATGCaaggtgtttgataaaatgtttgGAATAGATGATTTAGTTAGTGGTTAAAGTGTTGATAAAAAGACTTGGTAAAATGCTTGTATGAAATAGGTGAGTTAATGAATAAAATGACATGATGAATACTTGTATAGAGTAGATGAATCGGTAACCAAAATGACTTGATGAAAGCTAGTATAGGAAGCCAAAAATGACATATTGTATGTTAAAAATGAAATGTGAggaattgtataaattatattgaaatctaTGTTCTAAGGATATTAAAGAAGTTGTGTGTTTTGTATAATGATGAAAATGTGGAAGGTTGGATAAATTGTATTGAGAATTATATTCTAAGATATTGTAAGAGTTTGGGTTTAATAACAAGATAGAAATGTGAGAGATTCATTAAATAATGTTGAAATTTGATGTTCAAATGATATTATAGAAATGATATGTTTGATATGTGATGGCTTTGTGTTTATGCATGATTTGGAtctatatgaaataaaatgcttAAGTATCAAATTATGgttaaaaaaaggtaaaaagaaaagtatGGAAATTTGATGATAATGTGCAAGATTTGGTGCtttaaacaatgtttttttttccataaaagtaattatattaaagggaaaaattatacaaaagtaTGAGGGGTATACCCCAAGAAATATAAAAGTCTGTTACTTAGATCAAACTTACCAAAAgcaacaagaaaagaaactaaaaggtaAAAGAAACTCAAAAGAGTGAAAACTGACTACTTATACAAAACAGCTGGTTAACTGGTCAACCAGTTTCTAGAAAACTCACAACTGGTTGACTGGTGGTTAAAATAGAAACTTAGGAAATCAAAGTAGAACCAAAAAGCAGCAAGAGTAATGATACCTTAAGACTTTGGGATGCATAAGATGTACCTAAAAGTAGTTGAAACCTGATATATTGGTTCAAGCTCAACCAATCGAAACTAGACAAGCTCAAAAATCTCATCGCAAACATCTTTATAAGATCGGTAAAATTGGTTAAAGACTCGATTATTCCTTTCTTACCATATGAAGTAAATTGTGACTGAAAGGTCTAATCAAGCAAGTAGATATATgaactctttcttcttttccaaGTGCGTGTATGTCTACTGAAGTAGTGGTCACCATGTCATAGAAGGCTAGTCTATAAAGGTCCTGCtcattgattagtacttaaaagtgcatttttatcaagattttatatcatcattttgtacttaaagtatcaatatcTCCTTAATTAgagtatattttataataacatgtctgataatataagataccttgaatttatggtaaatgttcatcttaaatgcagacCTATCACatgaatcaaaggattgattgatgagtttaactactgaaattgagaagataaagagagggctaagcttagaaaagagaagtTGGTTCagttcaaactggaacactgttcagttattGGATTATAACTGGAGCTATAGAACTTgaatttaggtctggtttatatgtatggaaagctaagacatagacctaaaactttcataagagtctaagattcaaaaggaccgttttcaagttcaaattgtagcaacaacagagaagtcagaatttgtCCTACAACCCAGatactattcagtgttcaacccatatcttgagttctagaagtccaatgcaccgattcttgttttattggaaagctgagataattttccagaactttcatgaagattatctgctcaaattctgatgttagcaatgatattttctgcagacaaaaagataaggactactaccaagtcaagaggtggccacccactcaacaattagtaatcaaattaatagtttcgaattttagcctataaaaggaggcatttgccatgcatttaggcatcttggttttcagatcaagatcatgttcttactctctttctttatatttttgtaatgtttaagttttgctttcattaatctcttgtttatgcctttcatttcctttactatacttatataatcatattctcctcttgtttatttatgtttctcttcttcattatgttcagctaagtttattatgtcaaggtgaaaaggttacattaATGGTATAAGAATAAGCATAGTATAtactcaatatggactttaatgtttgatactaacatgttttgtatttgttatcttattcactcttaatactttgcttgttaaatggttaatctagatttatgttgtataacccttggtacaacaaatacttggcactttcatagcccaactgtatggtataaccgacacctgtgttatgaaagaaacttgatttgttgttaacacaagttaacatcatgaatacctaacaacatttacaagtattagcattattcgaataagataactcatgtaattatgttaacaatttataatccaattggaacctcctttgtgtgtggtttccagttgagtaaaaaaagagtttatactatacttatttgaaatactattagtgaatcctctaacattgacaattgttttatctttgtttaatccttacatcaatatcccataaaattctcttaaattctttgtttttttgaatatatattatttgtaatttatatagttcacctccttgTGGTTTGACTCcagtcttgtcgggttatttattacttcaacactcctgcatttgggataagacatcaatcttttgatcatgTCACTCATGATAACATCCTAATATGCAGTAGAAAAGGGGCACTAAAAGAATAAATGGTCATGTGTCTTAAATTGAGACCCACAAAGGATACACATTAAAGAGGgaatgatttaaaaactatgTAGTTTGTCCATAATATGAAGACGACCCCATAGAAACAAGCTAAAGGATAGATGAATGTCTTAGGATGAATCCTGAGAACCATAGTAGATCATAGAGTCTACGAGTCTAGAATCTCTAAGAACCTCCCATGTTGAGTCAATAAAGAACCTCCTTGAAGAATGACCTTTCAAGATATAATGGTCTAGCAAGGCACTTATAGGGTGAAAATGAATCGAGTCCCAAATAGGTTGAAGCTTCGGACTACCTAATGGAAAGGTCTAAGTACCTTTTTTAACGATGTCTGAGACTTTGGCATTCTAGGGGAGCCtagaagatattagcaccctGAAAAGCAAGAGGTCGCATAAGCATTACCTATTTGGCAACTAATAGTCTAACCATAGAGAAGTAGTAGTCTCATCATCAATACAGGAGACAAACTTTTCTCTACACTAATCTTTGAAGGAGGCATGATATGCCAAAAATATCTACCTCTAAAAAGAACATTATGGACCCATCCCAACTAAACTGATGATCTATCTGAAATGAGAATCTGAACGTACTTGAGAATAGTTGTTCTATTCCAAGTTTGAATCCTTTTAATTCTCAGGCCACCCTCTTTCAAGGGATAACAAATAGAAACCCAGGTAACCTACCTAAGTGGTAAAGAGAGAAGCCTTTTCAAATAAAGGCAGTCAAGATACCatcaattcttttaataataaagCATGAAAGAATAAACATGGAGGATCAATATACCTAGATGGAAAAGAGAACTGATTTGATAAATTGAAGATGCCCAGTATAAGTAAGAGAAGTTGAGGTCCACAACTTTATCCTGAAAAGAATCCGCTCCACCAAAGGCATACAATCAGTGTGTGTTAATGTAGTAGATATCAATAGGACAGTTATGTGCCTGACTAATAGAGAATTAATTTGTCTTGATTGTTTTGCTAATATggctgaaaataaataattgtgaAGATGAAGGATTTGGAAAATAGGTTTGATGTGTTTTGTGATGTGTTGGGCatacaattaaaatttgatcatgTAAAAGTTCGAAGTGaggatttaatttaatggcaTGAATATTGACATAtgaattgaaatattaattgatGTTTGTGATATGGttagaaaaaattgattgaaatatTAGAATGAATAGAAACCTCtatgattgaatttttatttggtaGTACGAACATTAATTAATGGTTGATATGTGTACGAAAGTTAAGGAAATCATAGAAGTATGGAAACTTCTAGGTTTGAAGTTttgattggaaaaataaatatttataaatgggTTAATTATGTGTTTGTGATGGTTAAAtgagatattaaattaattctatttgGGGGTTTAGGAAACACAATTAGAGAAGGACATGTTGTGACAAGAAGTATATATTAAGAGTTTTAAGGGTTGCCCCATTGCCTCTTCAATTATTTAAACTGTTTTTGTAATGTTAGAAATCAATGTATGTTGTACAATTGTTCATCATGAAAAGTTATCCTTATTggtcaaaaataaatatgtaatgaTATTCGACTACAACGATGGTAAccaatattttattgtaattgaCCACAAGGTTATTGATATATGAATTATAATCAACCACAATGGTGGAAATAGATGTGTGAATTGTAAATTGATTGCAACAATGGAAATCTATGTATGAATTGTAATCTACTGCAATGacataaataattatgtgaATTTAAATTGACCATAATGATAAACCttgtaataattttattaatatgcaAAATACATGAGTCAGCAACCTCCTTTTTAAATAACTCATATATGTTTAGAATACAAGGCTGTTagctatgaaagaaagagaTTTGTAGGCTCAAAGAGTATTTTAAGATTCTAAAGACTTGGGATCAATGTCATtgtgtctttcttttctttcatcatatttctttgatttttccctTTTGATTGTCTTGGTGGGAAATTCTCATTTTGTTTTAACCTTCACTTGGtcattgttttctcttttttttttccatttaggTATGCCCCTCAACATTCAGATTTCTTGGGCTCTTTGGCTTTTTCATGAACTCTCTTTGGCTTTTGTTCTTTAAATTTCTACTTACTTCCAGTATGGGATGTGATCTCAGTCAAGATCAACCTAtgacttttaaaattttcatttgcctcctagtgtagggtgtgatcccATTTAggattttatgaagaaaaacttACTCGAGCTCAAATGAGGACCGCAAAGGATATGTTCTTAAAACATGAAGGGATAACAAAGATAACCTTTCATAATTTCAAGCGTAAATGGTTAAAACCGATAAATTTTGTCCTCGTTTAGTGTGATAGTTTGGAATTTTTATGAATCAAACTACAAGCGATTATTTATACTTCTAAAATATGGCCTATGAGACATGGAATGTGAGcatattgttttcattttttatgtcttgGTTCAAAATTGATTGGTCACCTCAAAATGAGAATTGTTTGTATGATTCGTTTCCCACCTTACAAAATGGTGTCTAAACGTTGTTTTAAGTAACAACAAATCATTTCTGAAATCAGaagtaaaatcaatttttcaagaTCATTTTGgcaaaaagtttttttacaaACTAATATggtcaaaatattttgaatagagCTGTCGTAGAGCGACGTTAAATGACACACTGATAATGCCTCATGAGGGATGTTGTGTTGGGAAGGAAAGAGTTTTGGGTATaatcatgaaattataattataaggttCAGGAGTCATCATTTAGTATTAAGGTTACTAAGAACCCTATGGTTTACGAGAGTTAGAGTAAGGAACTGGTTATGTAAGGAAAAGATGCATCActcccagtgcaccctacctgaggtaacttgcattgttgtttgattgttttcctatgtcAAGTTTATATTCATTGGTCTTTTCTAATATTCAAGGCAAATCTCCTTTCATGAGAGAATTTCTACCTTATCAGGTTAAAGCTCAACCATCGTAAGATCTAAATTTTGGCATCACATTTAttactttgtatctttaatacctgagggtaTACTCTattgtgtaattttacaccccaaatattaaagtttacatctaaaccctaatataaaatgaacaaaaataattggTGAAGAGTTTTTTACAATTTGGTCAAATCCTAACGGATAATTATAAGTTAGTtatgatatcaatttttttgtatttttaaaatatgagaaagatgtaatttctttttatgaaaatatgcttggaaaacttTTACGATCTAACAGTATacctgaaaacaaaatattttttgtttttttaagacgaaattaatttaaaaaagttttgagattttttttaatttttaagattttttttagaaaacattttggagaaaaccgagtgttttaacattagatttgtatcttatagtgtaaatatatagcccgatattatgcaaaattagtggaaaaatatgtgagaaaatcagaaatattttgaaatgacttttggaatttttttttggattttttttgtttttctaaatattattagtataatattatattatttattaaatatatgagtTAAGCCCGACCCGGTCAACTAGGCTGGACCAAGCAGGTTTGGGCTGACTGGCGGCCCAACAAACCCATCTTATTTTTTGGGTTGGGCTGGACCTATCCCAGCCATTTGGGTTGAGCTGACATGGGTCCAGCCTAACTCAGGGGTTAATTATTTTGCACCTTGCATGCAGAACAAATTCTCATTCTACATGCAAAGCAATAGAGGCgggggaaagaagaagaaagagaagaaggggGAAAGGTTACCTGGGTTAGAGAGTGTTGTCGGTGGTCTAGCTGGCCATGATGGGAGGTTGACATGAGGTTGGTGGCCGAGTTAATGGAGGAGTTGACGACTGCGGTTGGTT
Coding sequences within it:
- the LOC133668974 gene encoding bZIP transcription factor 18; this translates as MHDSSNSDASAFPFRSSCHRRAHSDVPFRVTDDLDLVPDELVSEEDLFCSYMDMEKLGSRPQEGPSGLKQENAGHESASGGGGGGGVQDVEEEQEKAYVRPRHKHSNSVDGSSLMESIDSKKAMAPEKLAELWALDPKRAKRIMANRQSAARSKERKARYVSELERKVHTLQTEATTLSAQLTLFQRDTSSLTTENSELKLRLQAMEQQAQLRDALNEALKKEVERLKFATGEIMTPTDSYNLGIQHIPYNHSPLVSPRPGPGSVDALNIQIPQFHPLQSNLSPHQPAIAASHCHALSEMLPQDPLRWLQGFDISSRSSVLVRSECPSISASEDSSL